From a region of the Neobacillus niacini genome:
- a CDS encoding amino acid permease gives MHLQENQTNELKRTMKTRHLFMISLGGVIGSGLFLGSGYTIQQAGPSGAILSYIVGGLIMFMTMLCLGELSVAMPVSGSFQTYTTKFIGPGTGFALGWLYWLGWSVTVALEFLAAGQLMQRWFPDTPIWIWSAIFAVILFLLNSLSAKAFGEAEFWFSSIKIVAIILFIVLGGAAMFGFIDMNSGQEAPFLSNFTGHGLLPNGFSALIITMIAVNFSFQGTELIGIAAGESEDPEKTIPKSIKQTVWRTLFFFVLAIFVLSSLIPMEKAGVVESPFVVVFDSIGIPYAADIMNFVILTALLSVGNSGLYAATRMLYSMSKEKMASPVLTKVNKRGVPFNALLLTMGISLLSLLSEFFAAETVFVWLLSVAGLGAQVGWISITASQIAFRRKFIREGGRVEDLKFKTPLYPALPIIALTLNCLVLASLAFDSEQRLALYLGAPFVIACYLIYHFRIKKNREQDGSGEHELQLQKDKKMII, from the coding sequence TCGGATCAGGTCTATTCCTTGGTTCAGGGTACACGATTCAACAAGCAGGACCATCAGGTGCAATTCTCTCATATATTGTTGGCGGTTTGATTATGTTTATGACAATGCTTTGCCTAGGGGAATTGTCTGTAGCAATGCCAGTTTCTGGGTCCTTCCAAACGTATACCACGAAATTTATTGGTCCAGGAACAGGGTTTGCACTTGGATGGCTATATTGGTTAGGCTGGTCGGTTACTGTTGCATTAGAGTTCCTTGCAGCTGGGCAGCTGATGCAAAGATGGTTTCCTGATACTCCGATTTGGATTTGGAGTGCGATTTTTGCAGTGATTTTATTTTTACTGAATTCTCTTTCCGCAAAAGCGTTTGGTGAAGCTGAATTTTGGTTTTCCAGTATAAAAATAGTAGCTATTATTCTTTTCATTGTATTGGGCGGCGCTGCTATGTTTGGGTTCATCGATATGAACAGTGGCCAAGAGGCACCATTCCTATCTAATTTTACCGGACATGGTCTTTTACCAAATGGATTTTCTGCATTAATTATTACGATGATTGCTGTCAATTTCTCTTTCCAAGGGACCGAATTGATTGGGATCGCTGCAGGGGAAAGTGAAGATCCTGAAAAAACGATTCCAAAATCGATTAAACAGACTGTCTGGCGTACATTATTCTTCTTTGTTTTAGCCATCTTTGTTTTATCAAGTTTAATTCCGATGGAAAAAGCAGGAGTTGTTGAAAGTCCATTTGTAGTCGTATTTGATAGTATCGGAATTCCTTATGCAGCAGATATTATGAATTTTGTTATTCTTACCGCATTGCTTTCAGTTGGGAACTCAGGTCTTTATGCAGCTACACGGATGTTGTATTCGATGTCAAAGGAAAAAATGGCTAGTCCGGTTCTTACTAAAGTAAATAAACGAGGGGTTCCTTTTAATGCTCTTCTTCTAACTATGGGAATTTCGTTATTATCACTACTTTCAGAATTTTTCGCTGCTGAAACGGTCTTCGTTTGGCTGCTGTCAGTTGCTGGATTAGGTGCTCAGGTAGGTTGGATTTCAATCACAGCTTCGCAAATCGCCTTCCGGAGAAAATTCATTCGTGAAGGTGGAAGAGTAGAGGATCTTAAATTTAAAACACCTCTATACCCTGCTCTGCCGATCATCGCACTAACGTTAAACTGCTTAGTACTTGCAAGTTTAGCATTTGACTCTGAACAACGTCTCGCCCTGTATCTTGGAGCTCCTTTCGTAATAGCTTGTTACTTAATCTATCATTTCCGAATTAAAAAGAATCGGGAACAGGACGGTAGCGGCGAACATGAACTACAGCTGCAGAAAGATAAAAAAATGATTATATAA